The DNA window CGATTGACTGATAGGAACAATAGTGCTGCCATATTCGTAGCCCCTTTCCAGAGCATCTTTTTCGACATCTTTTTTACCACCCGGTGCGGTTGTATCATTGACTTTATAAGTCCTTGCCTGGGTGACTGAGGTAAGATCGTCAGTATTCGGTAGGTCGACATCAATCGGTTCATCTGTTACTCGATCAACGTAACTCTTCGCAGAGACAGGTTTTGCTTGTTTTGTTCTGAAATACCGAGCAACATCTATTGACATAGCTGTTTCGGGATATTTTTTCACATCTCCAAGAATGAGTGGTCCTGTGTAAGTATTATACTCTCTTGTGACTTTGACTACAGGTGTTGCGAGGGCTTCAATTGCTTCAGCTGTGGTACCGAAAATTCCATCCGAACATTTCTCTGTGAAAGATCTGAGgagtttttcattttcagaCTATTCGTAATTAGTTTTGCAAGAATTATCGGCGAATTAGAGACTTTCGCACCTTGACTAAATCTTTGTCTTCCTCTTTGAAACCGTACTCCGCATCATCAAAGTCGACTCCTCTAGTCTCGTGTTAGAAAAGCCAGCCTTATGAAAAGGATAACTTACATGACAACTAGTCTTATATCATTGTTGTTAATTTCCTTCGCAATATCATCAAGCTCCTCGCTGTTCATAAATCCGTTGCCATCCGTAATCAAAACGATCTTCCTGGCATACTTGCCTGGCTTTCCACTCTTCAGCGTAGTATGCTTTTTGATCATTTCCATCGCAACAACAATGGCTGATATAGCATCTCCATCGTCAGTATCACTAGGTTTGACAGCCTCTTTCACTTCCTCCAATTGTTGCATCTGAAATTGACCAAGTTGCTTCAATACAGATATGTTCGCATACCCCTCTTCTCCACTGCTATGCAATTCATTGTCTGTTTCATCCGTACGAAATCCAACAATACCAACTCCATCAGTTTTGCGATCAGTAGACATCGTCAACGTGATCTTATCCCAGACATATCGCATACCATATTCGAGGTCAGTTTCCACGCGTCCATGGTGACAGTCCGCAAGAGATTTGCCTAGATCGACGACGTAGACAGTTGCTTGTTTTTCCATTatgagagaaggagaggctAAAATTTTACATGAGGTAGATTTCAAAATGGTAGAAGTTGGTCTTGAAATTAAATAGTGTTTTAATCACGGTGTCAAACAGACAGCAATCAGGCAGACGCGCCATGAGGGTTTCCAAATTCACGAGAATCACGCAATCACGTGCGACGGACCTCGGTGTTTGATAGCATCATGCGTGTATGAATGAAGCCGTCATCACGCAAACAGTTATCAGACCATCCACTTCACGCCGTCCTCGAATTGCCACGTACTCTAATATTGTTTCCCTCCATAAACCACTTCTCAAATACAACATTAGAAAGTCCATCATAGATCTTTATAgctaaaaaatcaaaatgccaGACCTTTCAATCCTTAAAACCCCGGGCCCATACCACATCATAACGTATGtttcccccctccctcttTTATCCAGCTAACAAGTCTCTCACTCTAGTTATGGAACCCTTCTCGGAACCCAGTTCTTCCAATCCTTTGTCAACGGAATTGTAGCCTACAGATCTCTTCCACGCCCCCAATTTTCCGTCCTCCAACAAAACCTCTTCCCAATCTACTTCGGTATTCAAACTGCGCTTCCAGCAGTGCTAGCAATTACTTATCCAGGCTCGCGCACACACTTGGGAACTGTATCAGGAATCTCAGGGACCCTAGCCGAGGTTAATAGATGGAGTGTTATGGTGCCATTGGCTACGATGTTCGTGACCGGATTGGCGAATTTGGTGGTTATTGGACCGGCTACTACGAGGATTATGAAGGAGAGAAAACACCAGGGTAGGTTATTGGGTTGAGTGAGGGCTAGGATGAAGGGGCTGAATATATTTGACGAAAAAGACTAACAGTTGTATTTACAGAaacaaaagatggaaagaaatccTATGATGCAGCGCCACATTCAAGAGAAATGCAGAAGTTGAACAAGGCATTCGGAAAAATGCATGGGGCTTCCTCATTGGTAAATTTGGTATCTTTCCTTGCTACGATTTGGTATGGTGCTAGCCTTGCCGAGAGATTGCAATAGATGAATGTGAAACTCGAAAGCTGGTGGGTGGATGAATCTAACTTCCAGAGTTGGCATGCGAGTAGTTGTATATAGCTATAGGACGGGTCAACATAAATGTTGATTATTGGAGGTACACTTGCAGAGTCCACTGGATGGTAGTTTgtgatatatttatatgaTGGGGTGTTATCATGTCCAAAAGGCTGCGGAGATAGGTTAATTGTGAGAGGAATATTTGCAGTTGTGAAGATACTATTGAAACATAGCATGAGGCATCTATAATTTTGTGACTACAGAAGCCCTTCTGAAATTGACATTGACTTGTTCTACCGTGGTACTGAATACATATAGCTACCTATcaacaaaaagcaaattgtTCAATCCAACCGAAGAGGGCAAACATATTCTTACAAACTCCTACATCCCACGCCACCTATGACTGGTATTCATAAGCCATCGAGTCAAATCCGCCCACCCGATTCTCATAGCGTTCTTGAAACTGAAAGCGTAACAGCACCAAATTCCAACATGTTATGATATACAAAGGCAACCCCATTATTATCATTCATGCATACTTGCGCAGCTATTTGAGATATTAGTAAATAGAGATTTCAGATGAACAATCACAAAACTTACATCAAGCGTCAAAGTTTTCGAACTATTAACTTCCTGATCTCTGAAAACGCCGACCAAACTCTCACTTCCTTGAAACAGTCCAGTCTTCAGACTAATGACGATGAATTGCATTCCAGGTCCCGCATGCTCCTTGATAtaatttctgattttttcCACGTTCGCATTGTCAAGAGCAGCATCGACTTCATCCAAAACGAAAAATGGAGAAGGTTGATAACTATGAACTGCGAACAATAAAGCTAAGGCTGCCATAGTTTTCTCACCACCAGATAGATGCTCCATATCACGGAAACGTTTGAGTGGTGGCATGGCGTGGTATTTGATACCAGAGAGATACGGGGCGTCGctatcttcaatatcaagatatGCCTGACCGCCGAGAGGGAAAGTGGCTGAGCGTGTAAGATCTTTGTACACATGAGTGATTTGATCGGATATATGTGCGAAAGCTTTATTGAAGCGATCATATCGTTTCTCCTTTATCTCGTTAAATGCATCACGAGTAGCTTTTGCAGCATCACGAGCGGCATTGAAGTCCTTGTCAGTATCTCTGAGACGCGTCTCGACAACATCCAGTCGCTCAATCGCTCGCATGTTAGGGTTGAGTTTCTCAAGTTCTGAATTTAGGGTAGAGATCTTTTCTTGCAGTTGctcctcaacatcttcatcatcgggCTATCTCGTGTCAGTAAATAAATTTTGGCATGTTGCAGACTACTTACATTTTTTAAGTCATCCGAAAGCCCATCGAAATCCACATCTATGCCGTAATCGTTGATAATTTCCTCGGGTGCCTGGTCGccttcatcaacatccatgGCGTCGGGATCCTCTTGCTGCAAGCTTTCGTTCGCAGGGAGACTATCTAAAGATTTTGAACCCGCAGCCAATGGTACAGCTATTTGTTCCATCTTGCAGCGTCGTAACAAAGCATATCGATTCGCGCTGGTTCGCTGAGCTACCGTCTCAAGAGTCGTGATGGATTTTGTACGCTCATCAATCCCCTTGCTCGCTTTTTGTAGGTCGTGCCTTGCGACATTTACTTTGTCAGTTTTTGCCGcaagtttttctttttgtttctgaAGGGCATCCTCCAACTCAGTCACAGCTGCTTGATCTTCATCCATCGCCTGCGcaagtttttcttttcctgccTCATATTCCTCAATGTCGGATTCAAACTTCTCAATGTTGTTCTCAAGGCTAGCTAGGCGGGTCTTAATTTCCAATAGGTGATTTTCTTCCCAAGCCACCTGACTTTTCAACGTTTGTTTTTGCTTCTCGAAttcgttcttcttctccaaagccTCTTGCTCAAGACTACCTTGCTGTGCCTCATAATCTCTAATATTTGAGTATTCAGTTCTCTTGCAaaaattggagaagatcTTGTCCGCAACTTTCGCGATAGCCCGTTGAAATTCTTCCACCTTTCGCCGAGACTTTTCAAGTTCTGCACTCTTTTCTTCGTACTTGGGCTCCACATCTTCTAACTGGCGTTGTTCATGGTTTAGCTTCTTTTGTTCACTGGCAATgttcttttcaaattcgaCCAATTCATTCTGCTCATAAGTGACCTTCTGGTGTAGATTGTTGATGGCGTTCGTCAATTGTTCCTCCTCGCCCGTTCTCTTTTTGTTAGCATCTAGTGCCCTGATCTCGCGAGTATATTTCTCTTCAAGAGCCCTGAGCTTATCCATTTCAGCATCACCGAAAGCTCGCTTGTTGCCACGCCCTTCGGGAACACGTCCACCAGTGATATTACCAGCTTTGGCGATCATGACACCATCTAGAGTTACTGCTTTGACTTGGAGCTTTTTTCGATAACATATGTCTTTGGCTGTTGCAATATCATCACAGACAATCGAGCTTCCGCATGCGTAAGACATAGCTCTTTCGACAGAGGAGTCAAAATCAATCGTATCGATAGTCAGGCGGGCCTTGGCCAGTCCTTTCAACGAAGAGTTTGTTGCGTTGACCTTGATATTGTCCAAAGGGATAAAAGTCATAGGGGACTTTTTGCGATCTTTCAACCATTGCACACACTCAGTACCAGTCTTCTCCGTATCAACAACAATGGAGTCAAAGTCTCGACCAAGAGCTGTGCTTACAGCTTCTTCGAATTTCTTCTGCTTAGGCTTACAAAGGTCGCCGATGCGTCCTTTAACGCCTGGGAAAATTCGCTTCATTTCGGTTATGGTTTCTTTgactcttctctctttttcgcCCTCTCTTCGACCGTATTCGCCctctttgatttgtttgagaaTCTCTTGAAGTTTCTCTTCGAGGTCAGTCTTTAATTGGTTGTGTCGAACGCGTTCTGACCTGAGAGAGTTATGCTCCTCTCTCTTGGCGTTTCTGTCCCTGATTGTCTCGGAAATCGACTCCTTAAGGTTGTCTCTGCGTCTCATGCTGGTGTCCAACTCACTTTGAAGCTTTTCCACCGAAGCCTGCGCGGCCTCCATTTTACCTTTCAAACTGTTCGCGGTTACTTCGTCTGTTTTCAATTGGCGGACCAGATTGTCTAGCTTAGCTTGATCCTCGGATGTCTTCTTGACAACTTCGGACTTGAGCTTCTGGTACTCTTTGAAATCATCGTCACTTAATTGCTTTCCCTGATTTTTGAGAGTTTCCTGCCACTGGACCTCGAATTGTTTCTGTGCCTTCTCAACTAACGCGAGATCTTTTTTAAGTTTCGCAATTTTCCCGGACTTGTCGTCCCGCTCTGTTGCTATGAAGGCCGACTTCCTTCTTAACATTTCGATTTGAGATGTGACAGTCTTGATTTTTTCATCAAATGGTACTAACTcaacttccttctcctcgAGTTCCTTTTCCTTCCGCTTGATGTTTCGTTCTATCCGGCTGGCATCTTTGCTAACTTTAGCCTGTTCCGCTCTAGCCGCATCTAAATTATTCTGATACTTTTCCACGCCTCGGCGGTACTCCTTTAGGTTTTCCTGGTGTTCTTGAATGCTAGCGCTCGACTCGTCCATCACTCTTTGAAAGTGGTACAATTTCCATAAGATGTGCTCAATGATAGCGTCATCCTTTTCCACTGCCTTTTTCTGGAAGGCCTCagcctctttcttttgctcttGATACTGCTTGATCTCGGAGTTAATGCCACGTCTGCGATGGAGGCTGTAATTTTGCTCATCTGCTGCCTTCTCCGCCTCATCTTGCAATCTTTCATATTCTGCTTTGTATTCCAGACTGCCAGATATTTGTTCGATGAGTCGGGTCAAATCCTTTGGTGATTGCGACGCAATGGCTTCAACATCGCCTTGGAACACCAAAAAGTTTCGAGCTttgatcaatatattctcGGATTCAAGGGCATCATTGTATGCTTGTGCGGTGACGACGCGATCGTTGATGCGATATTCACTGGCCCCTTGGTTTGTGATTGAACGCTTCCATTTCTGTTCCTCGCCTTGATCATCTTCGTAAACAGCCATAACCCATGCACTCTTGGGATCGTTGCGCGCCGGTTTCTGAGATTGTGATTCCTCATCCGAAccttccccatccccatttGCGAGCCCATTGGCAGTTGGGTCAACCGCGGATCCATCATCGTTGATTTTTGAGGTTTTCAATACTCTTCCGCGATATACGAGATCTCGCAACTGTGCAGACCGTAAATGAGACGACTTGATGCCTAGAACAAAAGAGATCGCGTCCATGCTGTTACTCAATTAGCGGTTTGCTGATGATGTTTTACAGACCACCTACGAATTCGATTTTCCCGAACCATTTGGACCGATGATGGAGGTAAAATACGAGTCTCCAAACAAGAGAACATGGTGCCCCTTATACGACTTGAAATCTACAGATGATCAGCTGAAGCAATGGCATTAATAGCGCGACCGTCTTACTAAAAAGCTCGAGGCGTATGAGTTTTCCCATCTTGACTTATACGCGTTGATCACAGCGGGGTGCACGcgtaaagaaagaagagtcACTACGAAGGCAAGATCCAGTCAGGAATAAATGGGGATAATTATGAGTGGCGCATTAACATGGCATCCGTGGCGAGCGGTAATGCGAGTAGAgtgagaagatggaggtaAAGTTTGGCGTGAAGAGAGGATAGGTTTACGATTTCTTTAACTTCAACTTTCCCAGCTGCTCTAACTGGGCATCACAAAAAGTCGCGGACGCGAGTTATGGATCACATGATAATAGGTCAAGCTGCATTTGGAAGTTGATGACGGTCAACGTAGACCTAAAGATCTAAAGCCACCAGTGAGCCCTTTATCGCTTTTATTCACCCTATGCCACACTAGACAACCGTACCCCCTTAGATAATCAGGGTTCTGTCTCAACGTAGCAATGACGAAATGTATTCCCCAGATCAACTTTACTGATTGATTGGTAGCGATTCCACGGCTGTACACGCACGACTGTCCCCCCAGCAAAAGTTATTTGCTTTCTATTGGAGACAACGATTGTACCAAATAAAAAGTAACAAATTTTGGGGGGGGAAGATATTCTCATCTCCCTATTTCACCACTTCGAAATCTAACCAAAATCTACCATAAAGCATCTCTTGTGATCAAGCAAAAGTTCTGGATACTACACTAGGTGGTCTGTTTGCATATTGACACCAACATCCAACCACATCTCTCAAAGCAAGCACGATTTCACGTCCTTCAACATTACTCACGGAAGAACTTGTCCAGAACAAACCCTATCTATTTTGGGGACTAGTTTCGAGTCGAGAGGCCCCTAAAATATCTAACTCTTCTTTGATAACCTATCACCTTATCGAAATTTGTTCATGTGCTGCAATCAACAGTAGTTGTCACTGCTTGGGCATTCTCGAACGCATATTAAGACTCTTCATCTGCAGCAGCATACTTTTCTGTGAGTTATCCTCATTGTTGTTTTTCATCTGTGATATTCGGGAGCATAGCACAAGATTCCAGGACACATGGCTGATATAGCTTTAAGAGGTGCTTCTGCGTTCAGGCGCATTTGTTTCTACGATTCGATTCACACCCGTTCACGTTCGATAGCAGAAATGACTGAACCTATACCCATACCAGCTTCTAAGTCGGAGCCTGCACTCGAGTCAACTTCGTTATCCTCTGAGCAACATCTTACTGGTGGCGATTCATCAACTGGAAGCTCTCCTCCCGAGGATGGCAATACACCCACATACACAACCTCCGAAAATGGAAGTCCTCATCTTTCAAGGCGCCCTTCTGCTTCTGGGAGTAGCACATATCAAGAAGATTGGGAACCTTGGCCTCCTTTGGATAAGATCA is part of the Botrytis cinerea B05.10 chromosome 10, complete sequence genome and encodes:
- the Bcsmc1 gene encoding Bcsmc1 produces the protein MGKLIRLELFNFKSYKGHHVLLFGDSYFTSIIGPNGSGKSNSMDAISFVLGIKSSHLRSAQLRDLVYRGRVLKTSKINDDGSAVDPTANGLANGDGEGSDEESQSQKPARNDPKSAWVMAVYEDDQGEEQKWKRSITNQGASEYRINDRVVTAQAYNDALESENILIKARNFLVFQGDVEAIASQSPKDLTRLIEQISGSLEYKAEYERLQDEAEKAADEQNYSLHRRRGINSEIKQYQEQKKEAEAFQKKAVEKDDAIIEHILWKLYHFQRVMDESSASIQEHQENLKEYRRGVEKYQNNLDAARAEQAKVSKDASRIERNIKRKEKELEEKEVELVPFDEKIKTVTSQIEMLRRKSAFIATERDDKSGKIAKLKKDLALVEKAQKQFEVQWQETLKNQGKQLSDDDFKEYQKLKSEVVKKTSEDQAKLDNLVRQLKTDEVTANSLKGKMEAAQASVEKLQSELDTSMRRRDNLKESISETIRDRNAKREEHNSLRSERVRHNQLKTDLEEKLQEILKQIKEGEYGRREGEKERRVKETITEMKRIFPGVKGRIGDLCKPKQKKFEEAVSTALGRDFDSIVVDTEKTGTECVQWLKDRKKSPMTFIPLDNIKVNATNSSLKGLAKARLTIDTIDFDSSVERAMSYACGSSIVCDDIATAKDICYRKKLQVKAVTLDGVMIAKAGNITGGRVPEGRGNKRAFGDAEMDKLRALEEKYTREIRALDANKKRTGEEEQLTNAINNLHQKVTYEQNELVEFEKNIASEQKKLNHEQRQLEDVEPKYEEKSAELEKSRRKVEEFQRAIAKVADKIFSNFCKRTEYSNIRDYEAQQGSLEQEALEKKNEFEKQKQTLKSQVAWEENHLLEIKTRLASLENNIEKFESDIEEYEAGKEKLAQAMDEDQAAVTELEDALQKQKEKLAAKTDKVNVARHDLQKASKGIDERTKSITTLETVAQRTSANRYALLRRCKMEQIAVPLAAGSKSLDSLPANESLQQEDPDAMDVDEGDQAPEEIINDYGIDVDFDGLSDDLKNPDDEDVEEQLQEKISTLNSELEKLNPNMRAIERLDVVETRLRDTDKDFNAARDAAKATRDAFNEIKEKRYDRFNKAFAHISDQITHVYKDLTRSATFPLGGQAYLDIEDSDAPYLSGIKYHAMPPLKRFRDMEHLSGGEKTMAALALLFAVHSYQPSPFFVLDEVDAALDNANVEKIRNYIKEHAGPGMQFIVISLKTGLFQGSESLVGVFRDQEVNSSKTLTLDLRKYA